A single Branchiostoma floridae strain S238N-H82 chromosome 11, Bfl_VNyyK, whole genome shotgun sequence DNA region contains:
- the LOC118425288 gene encoding synaptotagmin-6-like isoform X2 yields MKHWQRLLNAHHRQKSEQQEAAKAEITKGYSLPEESDPTADPDTQRSLSLDAKFHSLSVSEEEFDDARIRRREKRAGDRGLKRQARQESMGGLADDDFSPTSSPFGSNDSVEGVRFEEVTRPVRRRPSSGTGGGSLRRWSSEKARRRSSAVSEVPEENSANGRRITRRRSLAARATIDLGCKEDVSEVMFSMGYHPNAGQLTVTIIKARNLARVGSDNPPDTYIRVALMCESRKIGRKKTSVQNGEPNPTYNESFHFDVAEDDMKGVFLSLVVEDSGGPTLGKCEVGPWTDQWNEMMEKPRKPVTRWCQLKEVTSDRRRSSEDQDQ; encoded by the exons GTATTCTCTGCCAGAAGAAAGTGACCCAACGGCCGATCCTGACACACAGAGAAGTCTGTCGCTAG ATGCAAAGTTTCATTCACTGTCTGTGTCTGAAGAAGAGTTTGATGATGCGAGAATACGGAGGAGAGAGAAAAGAGCAGGAGACCG GGGACTGAAGCGGCAAGCTCGTCAGGAGTCCATGGGGGGTCTCGCCGATGACGACTTCTCCCCTACCTCGTCTCCCTTCGGGTCCAACGATTCCGTGGAAGGTGTCAGATTC GAGGAAGTGACGAGACCAGTGAGGCGAAGGCCGTCATCTGGAACAGGCGGAG GTTCTCTGCGTCGTTGGAGCTCAGAAAAAGCAAGGAGAAGGTCCAGTGCTGTTTCCGAAGTTCCAGAAGAGAACTCCGCTAATGGAAGACGGATAACACGCCGTCGATCATTAGCGGCGAGAGCGACCATAGACCTCGGG TGTAAGGAAGACGTGAGCGAGGTTATGTTCTCCATGGGATACCACCCAAATGCCGGTCAACTCACGGTCACCATCATCAAGGCACgaaatctcgcgagagttgggTCGGACAATCCTCCAG ATACATACATCAGAGTGGCCCTGATGTGCGAGAGCAGAAAGATCGGCAGGAAAAAGACGTCTGTCCAGAACGGCGAACCTAACCCGACCTACAACGAGTCCTTCCATTTCGACGTGGCAGAAGACGACATGAAGGGAGTTTTCTTGTCACTGGTTGTGGAGGATTCCGGGGG CCCTACACTAGGTAAATGTGAGGTCGGCCCGTGGACGGACCAATGGAACGAGATGATGGAGAAGCCCCGGAAACCCGTCACCAGATGGTGCCAGCTGAAGGAAGTGACGTCAGACAGGCGGAGGAGCAGTGAAGACCAGGATCAGTGA
- the LOC118425288 gene encoding uncharacterized protein LOC118425288 isoform X1 encodes MKHWQRLLNAHHRQKSEQQEAAKAEITKGYSLPEESDPTADPDTQRSLSLDAKFHSLSVSEEEFDDARIRRREKRAGDRGRFHRIDEEDEFGGLKRQARQESMGGLADDDFSPTSSPFGSNDSVEGVRFEEVTRPVRRRPSSGTGGGSLRRWSSEKARRRSSAVSEVPEENSANGRRITRRRSLAARATIDLGCKEDVSEVMFSMGYHPNAGQLTVTIIKARNLARVGSDNPPDTYIRVALMCESRKIGRKKTSVQNGEPNPTYNESFHFDVAEDDMKGVFLSLVVEDSGGPTLGKCEVGPWTDQWNEMMEKPRKPVTRWCQLKEVTSDRRRSSEDQDQ; translated from the exons GTATTCTCTGCCAGAAGAAAGTGACCCAACGGCCGATCCTGACACACAGAGAAGTCTGTCGCTAG ATGCAAAGTTTCATTCACTGTCTGTGTCTGAAGAAGAGTTTGATGATGCGAGAATACGGAGGAGAGAGAAAAGAGCAGGAGACCG TGGAAGATTCCATCGCATTGATGAGGAAGACGAATTCGG GGGACTGAAGCGGCAAGCTCGTCAGGAGTCCATGGGGGGTCTCGCCGATGACGACTTCTCCCCTACCTCGTCTCCCTTCGGGTCCAACGATTCCGTGGAAGGTGTCAGATTC GAGGAAGTGACGAGACCAGTGAGGCGAAGGCCGTCATCTGGAACAGGCGGAG GTTCTCTGCGTCGTTGGAGCTCAGAAAAAGCAAGGAGAAGGTCCAGTGCTGTTTCCGAAGTTCCAGAAGAGAACTCCGCTAATGGAAGACGGATAACACGCCGTCGATCATTAGCGGCGAGAGCGACCATAGACCTCGGG TGTAAGGAAGACGTGAGCGAGGTTATGTTCTCCATGGGATACCACCCAAATGCCGGTCAACTCACGGTCACCATCATCAAGGCACgaaatctcgcgagagttgggTCGGACAATCCTCCAG ATACATACATCAGAGTGGCCCTGATGTGCGAGAGCAGAAAGATCGGCAGGAAAAAGACGTCTGTCCAGAACGGCGAACCTAACCCGACCTACAACGAGTCCTTCCATTTCGACGTGGCAGAAGACGACATGAAGGGAGTTTTCTTGTCACTGGTTGTGGAGGATTCCGGGGG CCCTACACTAGGTAAATGTGAGGTCGGCCCGTGGACGGACCAATGGAACGAGATGATGGAGAAGCCCCGGAAACCCGTCACCAGATGGTGCCAGCTGAAGGAAGTGACGTCAGACAGGCGGAGGAGCAGTGAAGACCAGGATCAGTGA